TGGTATTCCTTATCTAAATTATCAAATGTTGTAAGCTGCAATGCGGGATGACTTGTCAACTCTTGTTGCTTATTGCTTTGCCCGGAGTTTAAATATTGTAAGGTAAACTGTACGGGCTGCCGCATGGCAGCTGTATTTTTCTGTGGCGTAATTTCAAATGCCAGCAGCATCGAATAAGCCGAGCCAATTTCACCTCCTTCTACGGTTGCCAACGTATCTTTTATAGCACCTACTTTATTATCAAATCCTATCAAACGATATTCTTTTACATCAGTGGGATCAAACACCACATTCAAGTGCACATCATCGCCTACCGTATACAAGGTTTGCGTAAACTCCTTCATCAATATTTTCTCAGCTTCCGCATAACTATCTATATAGGCAAAGTTGCCATTCCCTTTCTGAGCTAGTGTTTGAATTTTGGAATCTTTATAGTTGCCCATCCCTACCCCCAAACAGGTTAAATAGATACCTCCGGATTTTTGCACTTCAATCATCTCTTCCAGATCACTTTCACTTCTTATGCCCACATTAAAATCGCCATCGGTAGCCAGTATCACTCTATTGTTGCCACCTTTAATAAAATGCTGACGCGCTAAATTATAAGCCAGCTTAACGCCGGATTCACCAGGTGTAGAACCACCTGGCTGAAGGCTGTCCACTACATTCAATATCTTTTGCTTTTCGCTACCGCTTGTTGCACGAAGCATTACTGCAACTGTGCCACCATATACAACAACAGACACAGAATCTTGTGGACGCAAGTTGTTTACTAAACCATTAAACCCCGCTTTCAACAAAGGCAGCCGATTATCGGCATCCATAGAAGCAGATATATCAATCAGGAAAACCAGGTGGCTAGGAGGCAACTTATCTAAAGGAACTTTTTTTGAAGTGATACGGGCAAAGAGCAATTCATTTTCCGGGTTCCAAGGGCAGTTGGTAAGTGCTGAATGAATCTGAAAGGTTTGCCCGTTTGCTGGCTCCGTATATTGAAAGTTAAAATAGTTCAGCATTTCTTCAATACGCACAGCATCGGGCGGCACTTGCTTTTTGGTATTTAAAAAGCGCCTTACATTGCTATAGGCTGCCCGATCTACATTTAGCGTAAGTGAAGTAGATGCGTATTTTTCTGCCGAAACAAAACCATTTTCTACGATACTGGCGTAAGATTCATCGCCTATTAACCATTGCTTTTGGTTTTCAAACCGCAGATTGTCGGTAAGTGAGGCTAGCTTAAAACTCTTGGCAGCAGCAGCTGCTTTCTTTAAAGTAATGGTATTGTACAAGTCGGCGTTAACCAGTAAGCTTTGTTTTTGATACCCATCGAGCGAAAAGGTGAGCGTATCTTTTGGAGTGTTGTTTTGAATACCAAAACCGCCCGACATACCGGTATAAAATATATAACCGCTTTTAGAATGGCGGATGCTTACATTCTGTAAAAGATTGCCAGCCTCGTCCTTTACTTCACCTTTTAAATAATATTGTTGTGAGTATAGGAGAACGGGGCATAAGCAAGCAAGCGTTATGAATAGCAAAAATCTCAATAGCTAGTATCAATAATTAGAAGATACAACTTCTCTCAGAACTCGTCAAGAAGGCTCTACCAACTGGTAGATCTCTTTCAGATTTCTGCCAAACCCATCATAATCCAAGCCGTATCCTACAACAAATTTATTGGGAATTGCAAATCCTAAATAATCTATCTCTAAAGGGTGTTTTAATGCGTCAGGCTTATGCAGCAGGGCGGCCACTTTTAGGGAGGCGGGTTGCTGATGCATCAGTTGCGGCAGGAACTCTGTAAGTGTTTTACCAGTATCCACTATATCTTCTACAATAATAATCTCACGGCCGAAGAGATCTTCGTCTAAGCCAATAGCTGTAATAACATTGCCGCTTGACTTCATTCCTTTATAAGAAACCAACTTTATAAAACAGAT
This genomic interval from Flavisolibacter tropicus contains the following:
- a CDS encoding vWA domain-containing protein — its product is MRFLLFITLACLCPVLLYSQQYYLKGEVKDEAGNLLQNVSIRHSKSGYIFYTGMSGGFGIQNNTPKDTLTFSLDGYQKQSLLVNADLYNTITLKKAAAAAKSFKLASLTDNLRFENQKQWLIGDESYASIVENGFVSAEKYASTSLTLNVDRAAYSNVRRFLNTKKQVPPDAVRIEEMLNYFNFQYTEPANGQTFQIHSALTNCPWNPENELLFARITSKKVPLDKLPPSHLVFLIDISASMDADNRLPLLKAGFNGLVNNLRPQDSVSVVVYGGTVAVMLRATSGSEKQKILNVVDSLQPGGSTPGESGVKLAYNLARQHFIKGGNNRVILATDGDFNVGIRSESDLEEMIEVQKSGGIYLTCLGVGMGNYKDSKIQTLAQKGNGNFAYIDSYAEAEKILMKEFTQTLYTVGDDVHLNVVFDPTDVKEYRLIGFDNKVGAIKDTLATVEGGEIGSAYSMLLAFEITPQKNTAAMRQPVQFTLQYLNSGQSNKQQELTSHPALQLTTFDNLDKEYQFASAVIMFGSLIKESRYAKHMTWEKVLAIANQSADMTNPSQKEFISLVAQAKELYSKKKKKNY
- the hpt gene encoding hypoxanthine phosphoribosyltransferase, with translation MPTIKVHDKTFDIYLPEAQLQEKIKGIADQINKDYEGKKPLFIAILNGSFMFAADLFKNLTIDAEICFIKLVSYKGMKSSGNVITAIGLDEDLFGREIIIVEDIVDTGKTLTEFLPQLMHQQPASLKVAALLHKPDALKHPLEIDYLGFAIPNKFVVGYGLDYDGFGRNLKEIYQLVEPS